One genomic window of Sphingobacterium oryzagri includes the following:
- a CDS encoding helix-turn-helix and ligand-binding sensor domain-containing protein: protein MIRLTLVFFILLCFGNTFAQGISTIGSPHVQNFTKAQYKAGNQNWSIAQGQDGILYAANNNGLVTFDGAYWELHPLANRNFVRSVAVAKNGDIYVGGKEEFGYFKKENGRLRYYRVSHLVEPEILENDEIWKILFTKDAVIFQSFSKFYRYKDNKVDVQYGAGEPFLFAHQVNEHIWMERIPSGLESWSTRGFSPIKSKLSNVLSILPFSEGQYLVGTAKDGLYLLSENGDVSPWKTDAPISKLLKEAQLNNGVRISNDLYAFGTIKNGIFIINKQGHVLQHVHKRNGLQNNTVLSMTLDKQGNLWAGLDNGIDRIEINAPFFYYKDIYGELGTVYAIKVFQDRIYLGTNQGLFSSAWRPGDALNTLKLAFIPGSQGQVWRLDVLNNQLICGHNDGTFLVENNSLRRISSYTGGWTNVQLPTANQLFLQGNYTGLALFEDQATWQLRKKFDEPKSAVISVAHKEGNQFWVVFNNALQLIAFHPDYLNFQTRKTFSFAKDFPQVQWITPFSLQGNNIFATDKGIFVYDDVLAKFQSYTELNNTLGSYANAKRILSVGSNSYIFANEGKFARVDFTQQEIKVDSSSLKSLQDMVMKNYEVVEPLGNKLLIGLDNGIAIYDKSYRSKQKVVAPIIKTIQDMATTIDTIQYLDWTQAFSNKQNNLRIAFSSPWYSNSPLHYQYILEGYQSEWSHASEIPYIDFTNLSTGSYTFKVRAITVDGDMSEVSAISFQIAPPWYLQWPALVAYLVLSAILFVVARRLVIEKIKRDKLAISSKLQQRQEEALRKETEQNEKKLMALKNTQLTQELEAKNRELANAATNIVYKNELLNNLNEELLNLKDRDGKKLSADQLQRVNKLIDNARSDERDWDLFEKSFNESHENFFKKLKTDYPELSPNDLKLCAYLRLNMSSKDMASLMNISTRGIEVRRYRLRKKFNLPTEKNLSEFLLEL from the coding sequence ATGATTCGTCTAACACTTGTATTTTTTATCTTACTTTGTTTCGGAAACACCTTTGCACAAGGTATTTCCACGATCGGCTCACCCCATGTACAAAACTTTACGAAAGCACAGTACAAAGCCGGTAACCAAAACTGGAGCATTGCGCAAGGACAAGACGGAATACTTTATGCGGCAAACAATAACGGCCTGGTCACATTTGACGGTGCCTATTGGGAGCTTCACCCGCTAGCCAACCGCAATTTTGTGCGAAGCGTGGCGGTGGCTAAAAACGGAGATATCTATGTAGGCGGAAAAGAAGAGTTTGGCTACTTCAAAAAAGAAAATGGCCGACTACGCTACTACCGTGTATCGCATCTTGTCGAGCCCGAAATACTGGAGAATGACGAAATATGGAAAATATTGTTTACCAAAGATGCTGTGATCTTTCAATCTTTTTCCAAGTTTTACCGCTACAAAGACAATAAGGTAGATGTGCAATATGGCGCTGGAGAGCCTTTCCTCTTTGCCCATCAAGTAAACGAGCATATCTGGATGGAGCGTATTCCTTCGGGCCTCGAAAGCTGGTCGACACGTGGCTTTAGTCCGATAAAAAGTAAGCTGAGCAATGTGCTCAGTATCTTGCCTTTCAGCGAGGGACAATATCTCGTAGGTACGGCTAAAGATGGTTTGTACCTGCTTTCCGAAAACGGCGACGTTAGCCCGTGGAAAACCGATGCACCGATCAGCAAGTTGTTAAAAGAAGCACAGCTCAACAACGGTGTACGCATCAGCAACGATCTATATGCTTTTGGGACGATAAAAAACGGTATTTTTATTATCAACAAGCAAGGCCATGTGCTGCAGCATGTGCATAAACGCAACGGCCTACAAAACAACACCGTGTTGAGCATGACGCTCGACAAACAAGGTAATCTATGGGCGGGCCTGGATAACGGCATTGACCGCATCGAAATCAACGCTCCTTTCTTTTATTATAAAGATATCTATGGCGAACTGGGAACGGTGTATGCGATTAAAGTATTTCAGGATCGCATTTACCTCGGTACAAATCAGGGATTGTTTTCTAGCGCCTGGCGACCTGGCGATGCACTGAACACGCTGAAGCTGGCATTTATTCCGGGTTCGCAAGGACAGGTATGGCGTTTGGATGTACTCAACAATCAATTAATTTGCGGCCACAACGATGGTACATTTTTAGTCGAAAACAACAGCTTGCGCCGTATATCGAGCTATACCGGCGGCTGGACAAACGTACAGTTGCCAACGGCAAACCAGCTGTTTTTACAGGGAAATTATACCGGACTTGCGCTTTTTGAGGATCAGGCAACCTGGCAACTGCGCAAAAAGTTTGACGAACCAAAATCTGCAGTCATTAGTGTGGCGCACAAAGAAGGAAATCAATTTTGGGTGGTATTCAACAACGCTCTACAACTTATTGCCTTCCATCCGGATTACCTGAACTTCCAAACGAGGAAGACGTTTTCTTTTGCAAAAGACTTTCCACAGGTGCAATGGATTACGCCCTTCTCGCTGCAGGGAAACAACATATTTGCGACCGATAAGGGTATTTTTGTTTACGATGATGTGCTGGCGAAATTTCAATCGTACACGGAGCTGAACAACACATTGGGCTCATACGCAAATGCTAAACGTATACTGTCGGTAGGCAGCAACAGCTATATCTTTGCCAACGAAGGTAAATTTGCGCGGGTAGACTTTACACAGCAAGAGATTAAGGTGGATTCATCCAGCTTAAAAAGCTTGCAAGATATGGTCATGAAAAACTACGAGGTCGTTGAGCCGCTGGGCAACAAGCTGCTGATAGGACTGGATAACGGCATTGCTATTTACGACAAAAGCTACCGAAGCAAGCAAAAGGTCGTAGCACCTATTATCAAAACTATACAGGACATGGCCACGACGATCGATACTATACAGTACCTCGATTGGACACAGGCTTTCTCTAATAAGCAAAATAACCTGCGGATAGCATTCTCCTCGCCGTGGTACAGTAACAGTCCGCTACACTACCAATACATCCTGGAAGGCTACCAAAGTGAATGGTCGCACGCCAGCGAAATTCCTTATATCGACTTTACCAACCTCAGCACTGGCAGCTATACTTTTAAGGTGCGAGCCATCACGGTGGATGGCGATATGTCTGAAGTTTCGGCGATCAGCTTTCAAATCGCTCCTCCCTGGTATTTGCAGTGGCCAGCACTCGTGGCCTACCTGGTGTTATCGGCCATCCTCTTTGTTGTCGCCCGCAGATTGGTTATCGAAAAGATAAAACGTGACAAATTAGCCATCAGCTCTAAATTGCAACAACGCCAGGAAGAAGCTTTACGCAAGGAGACGGAACAAAATGAGAAAAAGCTGATGGCGTTAAAAAACACACAACTTACGCAAGAGCTGGAAGCTAAAAACAGGGAGCTGGCTAATGCGGCGACCAACATTGTTTATAAAAACGAGTTGCTCAATAACCTCAACGAGGAACTGCTCAACCTGAAAGACCGCGATGGTAAGAAACTTTCAGCGGATCAATTGCAGCGGGTGAATAAGCTAATTGATAATGCCCGAAGCGACGAACGCGACTGGGACCTTTTCGAAAAGAGCTTTAATGAGTCGCATGAGAATTTCTTTAAAAAACTCAAAACCGATTACCCGGAACTCTCGCCTAATGATCTAAAATTATGCGCCTATCTTCGGCTAAACATGTCAAGCAAGGACATGGCATCACTCATGAATATTTCAACGCGCGGAATCGAAGTTAGACGTTACAGACTGCGCAAAAAATTCAACCTTCCGACCGAAAAAAACCTCAGCGAATTCCTGCTGGAGCTGTAA
- the ispE gene encoding 4-(cytidine 5'-diphospho)-2-C-methyl-D-erythritol kinase, whose product MISYANAKINIGLNITAKRPDGYHELETIFYPFPLYDIIELTENTSTTSSLEITGMDLPVADDNLCLKAYRLLAARFSLPAVHIHLHKQIPFGAGLGGGSADAAFVLKMLNEQFSLGLTSEDLILEAAKLGADCPFFVDNVPAYASGTGTDLTPCTLDLSDKYLVLVKPALHIGTAEAYRQVAPRASAHDLRDLIRLPVQEWKFSIKNDFEDGLFEQYPLIRSIKLALYEQGALYASMSGSGSSVYGIFSEEIKLTDFDQFGSVYYPVNIG is encoded by the coding sequence ATGATTTCTTACGCAAACGCTAAAATTAATATTGGTCTGAACATCACGGCAAAGCGGCCAGACGGTTACCATGAATTGGAAACGATTTTTTACCCGTTTCCGCTATATGATATTATCGAGCTGACCGAAAATACGTCGACAACCAGCAGTTTGGAAATTACCGGAATGGATTTGCCCGTGGCGGATGACAATTTATGTCTGAAAGCATACAGATTACTGGCTGCACGTTTTTCGTTGCCCGCTGTGCATATACACCTGCATAAGCAGATTCCTTTTGGTGCAGGTCTCGGTGGCGGTTCGGCAGATGCGGCTTTTGTGTTGAAGATGCTCAACGAACAGTTTTCCTTGGGCCTTACGTCAGAAGATTTGATTTTGGAAGCGGCAAAGCTGGGTGCTGATTGTCCTTTTTTTGTCGATAATGTGCCCGCTTATGCGAGCGGCACGGGTACAGATCTCACGCCCTGCACGCTGGATCTTTCAGATAAGTATTTGGTATTGGTGAAGCCTGCGTTGCATATCGGCACGGCTGAGGCTTATCGGCAGGTGGCGCCGCGTGCTTCTGCGCACGATTTGCGTGATTTGATTCGACTTCCGGTGCAAGAATGGAAGTTCTCTATAAAGAATGATTTTGAAGACGGTTTGTTTGAGCAGTACCCGTTGATCAGGTCAATTAAACTGGCACTGTATGAGCAGGGAGCTTTGTACGCTAGTATGTCTGGCTCGGGCTCGTCTGTATACGGTATTTTTTCCGAAGAAATCAAGTTGACGGATTTCGATCAGTTTGGCTCGGTGTATTATCCGGTGAATATTGGGTAG
- a CDS encoding RagB/SusD family nutrient uptake outer membrane protein has product MRKINNTYIKTLTAAVLVSLFASCSTDWLDIKPKGRFTEDDLPAGSLEGQVFAAYAGLRSEGTSGLPYIAAHNIRADDAMVGSSPGDFAAASPIYDDFNYPLTHWLTNNYWTDHYALINLTNNVLAAADSIETVTDITALNVGEAKFLRAWAYFNMVRTFGEVPLIDFRIEDQASANVPKSTIAQIYTLIDADLRDAIAVLPETWDNFPGRATKGSALAVQTKTFMARQRYADALNASMQIINSGVYDLSVPYNMIFREESENSKESVFEVQALSDGVQDFGITYANRQGVRGSGELDLGWGWNVPNDRLVNAFEEGDPRKDVTLLYSGQANAPYGEILPSNLPRAYWNKKVYTNPALRRQYGSRSGNWFNFRVIRYADIVLLAAEAANEVGGEANTVIALNYLEQVRSRARGNNASVLPRVTTTDQVQLRAAIRHERQVELGMENERFFDLVRWNIDVETMQAAGHTNYQLRNRYFPIPQPEVDRSAGVLIQNPNY; this is encoded by the coding sequence ATGAGAAAGATAAACAACACCTATATAAAAACATTAACCGCCGCCGTATTGGTAAGCTTATTCGCAAGCTGTAGCACGGATTGGCTAGACATAAAACCTAAAGGACGGTTTACCGAAGACGATTTGCCTGCAGGTTCCCTGGAAGGTCAAGTATTTGCAGCCTATGCAGGTTTGCGAAGTGAAGGCACAAGCGGGCTTCCGTATATTGCGGCTCACAACATCAGAGCTGATGATGCGATGGTAGGCAGTAGTCCGGGAGACTTTGCCGCTGCCAGCCCTATCTACGATGATTTTAACTATCCATTGACCCATTGGTTAACGAACAATTACTGGACGGATCATTATGCACTGATAAACTTAACAAATAATGTATTGGCCGCGGCAGACTCGATTGAGACCGTTACCGATATCACCGCATTAAATGTAGGTGAAGCAAAATTTCTACGTGCATGGGCCTATTTTAACATGGTACGAACTTTTGGCGAAGTACCGCTTATCGATTTCCGTATTGAGGATCAAGCATCTGCCAACGTGCCAAAATCGACTATCGCGCAAATTTATACGTTGATCGATGCCGATTTACGAGACGCAATAGCTGTATTGCCGGAAACATGGGACAATTTCCCTGGTCGTGCAACAAAAGGCAGTGCGCTTGCTGTTCAAACAAAAACATTTATGGCTAGACAACGTTACGCCGACGCCCTAAATGCTAGTATGCAGATCATCAACTCGGGCGTCTATGATCTGAGTGTACCCTACAATATGATCTTTAGAGAAGAGAGTGAAAATAGTAAAGAATCTGTATTTGAAGTTCAGGCATTGTCTGACGGCGTGCAAGATTTCGGAATCACGTATGCGAACAGACAAGGTGTGAGAGGATCAGGCGAGCTCGATTTGGGGTGGGGATGGAATGTTCCTAATGATAGACTAGTGAACGCTTTTGAAGAAGGTGATCCTCGGAAAGATGTAACGCTGCTCTATAGTGGACAAGCAAACGCACCTTATGGCGAAATTTTACCGTCGAATTTACCGAGAGCATACTGGAATAAAAAAGTTTATACGAACCCCGCTTTAAGAAGACAATATGGTAGCCGCTCAGGCAACTGGTTTAATTTTAGAGTTATTCGTTATGCAGACATCGTACTTCTTGCAGCCGAAGCCGCAAATGAAGTAGGTGGCGAAGCTAACACCGTGATCGCACTGAATTATTTAGAGCAAGTGAGATCGAGGGCTAGAGGAAATAATGCATCGGTTTTGCCGAGAGTGACAACAACAGACCAGGTGCAATTACGAGCAGCCATACGCCACGAAAGACAAGTCGAGCTGGGTATGGAAAATGAGCGATTCTTTGATTTGGTTCGCTGGAATATAGACGTAGAAACCATGCAAGCTGCAGGACATACAAATTATCAGCTCCGCAATCGTTACTTCCCCATTCCGCAACCCGAAGTTGATCGATCAGCGGGCGTTTTGATACAAAACCCGAATTATTAA
- a CDS encoding SusC/RagA family TonB-linked outer membrane protein gives MRKLLLFLFLTATLSFGYAQVKTVTGIVKDSQSLVVLPGVTVSASSGQNTQTDAEGNFTIEAGASDKLTFRFIGYTAQTLAVGNQTTLDIFLVNEDRSLEEVVVIGYGTAQKRDLTGSIAQIKGSEIVDRPGTNPVANLQGKVAGLQVTNSGRPGQEPDVRIRGTNSINGYRPLYVVDGLLNDNINFLNPNDIESIEVLKDPSSLAIFGVRGANGVIAVTTKRAKNGQLNFEFSSRIGIKDVGHRMDLTNAAQFRELYNEQLVNQGNTPYDYTFWNADTDWQDQIFRNGIINYNNLSVTGATERNSFRMGIGYNYDEGVINHERHNQLTLNLSDELKITDRFRTGIVFNGYRSQLPQQRNVFGAILAAPIAPVFNQEYGLYHSMPDFQRGQVNNPLVPIEERKNTYIANNYRVVTNVYGEFDILKSLSFRVNLSADYGFNQIRSYDGLVSVYNPDIVGDDKRERVDNLLTAVNQEQNKHYKYQTDWLLNYKNNFGKHNLQATLGYTTYMQGVEVISGRRTQGSGLEIPNDPDYWYTGIGDVSTQTGTGTASEYRTLSYLARGIYNYDSKYLLNASFRRDGSSAFARGTSAWQNFYALGAAWVVTNEAFMADQNIFNNLKLKGSWGTLGNQNVGDNRYPMYPQLVENSSAVFGNLLFPAYGPSYIPDANLRWEVVKSWEAGFEAATFNNRLNIEAVYYRKNTDGVLVTVPGIAGSLPGLSNLGNIENKGLEASANWNQQISDDFNFRVGANITTVSNRVISLSTSGYDIINGPSRTTAGQPVGYFWGYVHDGIFQTEAEIAQAATNGLGGGAFRPGDIRFSDINGDGVINTDDRTMIGNPTPDFFYGLSLGAAYKRFDLNLEFQGVHGNDIMRTWNQNQFATYNFLADRLQRWNGPGTSNWEPIVHEGRANNRQYSTYFIEDGSFFRLRDITLAYSFPQSTISSLKLTNLRLFLNAQNAITWSKNSGFTPEIGGSATSFGVDSGTYPVPAIYTFGVNINF, from the coding sequence ATGAGGAAGTTATTACTTTTCTTATTCTTAACCGCTACCCTATCATTTGGGTATGCACAGGTTAAAACTGTCACCGGCATAGTAAAAGACAGCCAATCGTTGGTCGTCTTGCCAGGCGTGACAGTGTCTGCAAGTAGCGGACAAAATACCCAGACCGATGCCGAAGGAAATTTTACGATTGAAGCGGGCGCTTCAGACAAATTAACCTTCCGCTTTATCGGTTACACCGCGCAAACGCTGGCGGTGGGCAATCAAACTACGTTAGACATATTTCTGGTTAACGAAGATCGTTCATTAGAAGAAGTGGTGGTTATTGGTTACGGTACTGCCCAAAAACGCGATTTAACTGGATCTATAGCGCAAATTAAAGGTTCGGAAATTGTAGATCGCCCGGGTACAAATCCGGTAGCCAATCTACAAGGTAAAGTAGCCGGCTTGCAAGTAACCAACTCCGGCCGTCCAGGACAAGAGCCAGATGTACGTATCCGAGGAACAAACTCTATCAATGGTTACAGACCTCTTTACGTTGTTGATGGTCTCCTGAATGACAACATCAATTTCTTAAACCCCAACGACATTGAAAGCATTGAAGTATTAAAAGACCCTTCGTCGCTAGCGATTTTCGGTGTGCGCGGTGCAAACGGTGTTATTGCTGTAACAACAAAACGAGCAAAAAATGGCCAGCTAAATTTTGAATTCAGCTCTAGAATTGGCATAAAAGATGTTGGTCACCGGATGGATTTGACCAACGCAGCACAATTTAGAGAGCTTTACAACGAGCAGCTAGTTAATCAAGGTAATACTCCTTATGATTACACATTTTGGAATGCCGACACCGACTGGCAGGATCAGATCTTTCGCAACGGTATCATTAACTACAATAATTTAAGTGTTACCGGTGCTACAGAACGGAATAGCTTTAGAATGGGCATAGGCTATAACTACGACGAGGGGGTAATAAACCATGAACGACATAACCAATTAACCTTAAATCTAAGTGATGAACTTAAAATCACCGATAGATTTCGTACTGGGATTGTCTTTAACGGTTACCGATCGCAATTGCCGCAACAGCGGAATGTATTTGGGGCAATTTTAGCCGCGCCTATTGCACCGGTTTTCAACCAGGAGTACGGACTTTACCACAGCATGCCCGACTTTCAACGCGGACAAGTCAACAATCCACTTGTACCGATTGAAGAGCGAAAAAACACCTATATCGCGAACAACTATAGAGTGGTAACAAATGTATATGGTGAATTTGACATTTTGAAAAGTCTCTCCTTCCGGGTAAACTTATCCGCAGATTACGGCTTTAACCAAATCAGAAGTTATGATGGCCTCGTATCGGTTTATAACCCAGACATTGTAGGAGATGATAAAAGAGAACGTGTTGACAATTTACTTACCGCTGTTAACCAAGAACAAAACAAACATTATAAATACCAAACGGATTGGTTATTAAACTATAAAAATAATTTTGGGAAACATAATCTGCAAGCTACACTGGGATACACAACTTACATGCAGGGTGTAGAAGTGATCTCAGGTAGAAGAACGCAAGGTTCAGGTCTTGAAATTCCGAACGATCCAGACTATTGGTATACCGGTATTGGCGATGTGAGTACACAAACAGGAACCGGTACCGCATCAGAATACCGCACCCTCTCCTACTTGGCACGCGGTATCTATAACTACGATTCTAAATACCTTTTAAATGCCTCTTTCCGTAGAGATGGAAGTTCTGCTTTTGCTAGAGGAACATCGGCATGGCAAAACTTCTACGCATTAGGCGCTGCATGGGTGGTGACTAATGAAGCATTTATGGCTGATCAAAACATCTTTAACAATTTGAAGCTTAAAGGATCTTGGGGTACATTAGGTAATCAAAATGTGGGCGATAACAGGTATCCGATGTATCCGCAACTGGTGGAAAATAGCTCTGCTGTTTTCGGAAATTTATTATTTCCTGCGTACGGCCCATCCTACATACCAGACGCAAACTTGCGCTGGGAAGTGGTAAAAAGTTGGGAAGCGGGTTTTGAAGCGGCTACATTTAACAACAGGTTGAATATTGAAGCGGTCTACTACAGAAAAAACACAGACGGTGTCTTAGTGACGGTGCCCGGTATTGCAGGCAGCCTTCCAGGGTTGAGCAATCTTGGAAACATCGAAAATAAAGGCTTAGAGGCATCGGCAAACTGGAATCAACAAATTTCCGACGATTTCAATTTCCGTGTGGGTGCTAACATAACTACGGTTAGCAACCGTGTTATTTCGCTTTCTACAAGCGGTTACGACATCATCAATGGTCCATCAAGAACAACAGCAGGACAACCTGTAGGTTACTTTTGGGGATATGTACATGATGGAATTTTTCAAACAGAAGCGGAAATCGCACAAGCAGCAACCAATGGATTGGGTGGCGGCGCATTCAGACCTGGAGACATTAGATTTAGCGATATTAATGGCGATGGCGTCATCAACACCGACGATAGAACGATGATCGGAAACCCGACACCAGACTTCTTTTACGGTCTATCCCTTGGTGCAGCATATAAAAGATTTGATTTAAACTTAGAGTTTCAGGGCGTACATGGCAATGATATCATGCGTACATGGAATCAAAATCAATTCGCTACGTATAATTTCCTTGCTGACCGATTACAGCGATGGAACGGACCTGGCACGAGTAACTGGGAACCAATAGTACACGAAGGAAGAGCAAACAACAGACAGTATTCGACCTATTTTATCGAAGATGGTAGTTTCTTCCGCCTGCGCGACATTACGTTAGCATACTCTTTCCCGCAATCAACGATCAGTAGCCTAAAGCTAACCAATCTTCGGTTATTCTTGAATGCACAGAATGCTATCACCTGGTCCAAAAATTCTGGATTCACGCCTGAAATAGGTGGTAGCGCAACATCGTTTGGTGTAGACAGTGGAACATATCCAGTACCAGCTATTTATACATTCGGCGTAAACATCAATTTTTAA